In Desulfarculaceae bacterium, the following are encoded in one genomic region:
- a CDS encoding DUF4412 domain-containing protein, translating into MTIRACVTTLAILLVATAAQAGWVMQQETPGGPSTVYLQKNMMRAGAGDRGVIYNLNQGTVTMLNPGRQVYWTGKPQQLNQQMNQALDARMEQALKSVPPEQREQMRAMMAQRMGRGGPGGKGGKGGMMGGRRSDHQVDIKATGSYQDIAGYKSRKYEVWVDGRHRQDLWMADLPGFHDELDMGKMMELVHSMRMGGPNRGPGTGWRTSPEMMKLWQKGMPMMITDYGRGGAQTVMKVTKAEKKSLGKEVFSPPAGYKQVNFQDMMR; encoded by the coding sequence ATGACCATCCGTGCGTGTGTGACCACCCTGGCCATCCTGCTGGTGGCTACCGCCGCCCAGGCCGGCTGGGTGATGCAGCAAGAGACCCCGGGCGGCCCCAGCACCGTGTATTTGCAAAAAAACATGATGCGCGCCGGCGCGGGGGATCGCGGCGTCATCTACAACCTGAACCAGGGCACCGTGACCATGCTCAATCCCGGCCGCCAGGTCTACTGGACCGGCAAGCCGCAGCAGCTCAACCAGCAAATGAACCAGGCTCTGGACGCCCGCATGGAGCAGGCCCTCAAAAGCGTGCCCCCGGAGCAGCGTGAGCAGATGCGGGCCATGATGGCCCAGCGCATGGGCCGGGGCGGCCCCGGCGGCAAGGGCGGCAAGGGCGGCATGATGGGTGGACGCCGCTCCGACCACCAGGTTGACATCAAGGCCACGGGCAGCTACCAGGACATCGCTGGCTACAAGTCGCGCAAGTACGAGGTCTGGGTGGACGGCCGCCACCGTCAGGACTTGTGGATGGCCGACCTGCCCGGTTTCCACGACGAGCTGGACATGGGCAAGATGATGGAACTGGTGCACTCCATGCGCATGGGCGGCCCCAACCGGGGCCCGGGCACCGGCTGGCGCACCTCCCCGGAGATGATGAAGCTGTGGCAAAAGGGGATGCCCATGATGATCACCGACTACGGCCGAGGCGGGGCCCAGACGGTGATGAAGGTGACCAAGGCCGAAAAGAAGTCCCTGGGCAAGGAGGTTTTCTCCCCGCCGGCGGGCTACAAGCAGGTCAATTTCCAAGACATGATGCGCTAG